A genomic stretch from Helianthus annuus cultivar XRQ/B chromosome 1, HanXRQr2.0-SUNRISE, whole genome shotgun sequence includes:
- the LOC110879829 gene encoding glutamate receptor 3.2 has translation MRGLVMLITATLLSNVFSKTDTVNIGATLSLKSPSGEVSVIAMRAAVDDINSDPNILPGKRLNLSVHDANFSGFLSIIDVLKFMEINMVAVIGPFSSRIAHVLSNLANEVHVPFLSFFALDPTLSPLQYPYFIQTAPNDLYLMTAIAEMISYFGYREVTAIYTDGDQFRNSMYILSSKLWEKRCKLSNKTAVPDFSSPQDVHNVLVNVRSMESPVVVVHTYPKEGLLVLKAAKRLGMIKKGYVWIVTTWLTNVLDTTGFSTISASDLQGVLTLRPHIPDSDKRQDFERRWKILSNGSIGFNTYCLYAYDTVWMIAHALDKFFNEGSKISFSDYTRVKGTKGLNLAALGIFDGGKRLLTNLVKTNMTGLTGPLRFNPDRSVIHPSFDIINMVGGQSWLLGYWSNHSGLSVQPPETLYAKPSNRSSSNQHLRSVVWPGNTTEKPRGWEFLNNGKPLRIGIPVSASFKEVDIHVNGSNEIHGFSIDVFLAALKLIPYPVPYEFVKFGDGHTNPSYTELVNKVAHNVFDVAVGDISIITNRTKVVDFTQPYIESGLVVVVPIKKLYSSAWVFLRPFTPQLWIITTVFFVIVGIVVWILEHGWNDKFRGPPKQQLVTILWFTSSTLFFAHNESIVSSLGRLVLSIWLFVVLIVTSSYTASLSSILTVQQLSSPIQGIDSLILTNERIGFQVGSFAENYMMEELNIPRSRLMALGSPQEYAEKLRAGIVAAIVDERPYIDLFLADNCGFQVVGEEFTKSSWGFAFPRDSQLAIDMSTAILKLSDNGELQKIHDYWLERKTCNPQNLDSEQIQLKSFCGPFLIFGVVCALALLTYFCMIFHNFRKHYSDLQDRSLKNRSHAMRRFLSFVDEKEMASKNKLKRKRERSIYKVKPNSSRVR, from the exons ATGAGGGGTTTAGTGATGTTAATAACTGCAACATTGCTGTCAAATGTGTTTTCTAAGACAGATACAGTGAACATTGGAGCCACTTTGAGCTTGAAATCCCCGAGTGGGGAGGTCTCAGTCATTGCCATGAGGGCTGCTGTGGATGATATCAACTCTGATCCCAATATTTTGCCGGGAAAAAGATTGAATCTTTCGGTTCATGATGCAAATTTCAGTGGCTTCCTCAGTATTATTGATG TATTGAAGTTCATGGAGATTAATATGGTGGCTGTCATTGGTCCATTTAGTTCTAGAATAGCTCATGTGCTTTCAAATTTGGCAAATGAAGTCCATGTCCCGTTTTTATCATTCTTCGCATTAGACCCCACACTTTCACCTCTTCAGTACCCGTATTTCATCCAAACGGCCCCTAATGATCTTTATCTAATGACTGCGATTGCTGAAATGATAAGTTATTTCGGTTATCGAGAAGTAACTGCCATATATACAGACGGTGACCAGTTTAGAAACAGCATGTACATATTAAGTAGTAAACTATGGGAGAAACGTTGTAAGCTTTCTAACAAAACAGCAGTGCCAGACTTCTCATCTCCACAAGATGTTCACAATGTGCTAGTCAACGTTCGGTCAATGGAATCTCCTGTTGTTGTTGTGCATACTTACCCTAAAGAAGGTCTATTGGTTTTAAAAGCTGCTAAGAGGCTTGGCATGATAAAAAAAGGGTATGTTTGGATTGTAACCACTTGGTTAACAAATGTTTTGGATACTACTGGTTTTTCTACTATAAGTGCATCAGATTTACAAGGGGTTCTCACGCTTCGGCCTCACATACCAGATTCGGATAAAAGACAAGATTTTGAAAGAAGGTGGAAGATTTTGAGTAACGGGTCGATTGGGTTTAATACGTATTGTTTATATGCTTATGATACAGTTTGGATGATTGCACACGCCCTTGACAAGTTTTTTAATGAAGGTAGCAAAATTTCTTTCTCTGATTATACTCGTGTGAAGGGAACAAAAGGTTTGAATCTTGCAGCACTTGGCATATTTGATGGAGGAAAACGGTTGCTTACCAACTTAGTGAAAACAAATATGACCGGTCTCACTGGCCCGCTTCGGTTCAATCCTGACCGGTCTGTGATCCACCCTTCTTTTGATATAATTAATATGGTTGGGGGCCAGAGTTGGCTTCTTGGATACTGGTCGAACCACTCTGGGCTATCGGTTCAGCCTCCAGAGACTCTTTATGCAAAACCATCGAACCGTTCTTCTTCTAATCAACATTTAAGAAGTGTGGTATGGCCTGGGAACACAACAGAAAAGCCCCGTGGATGGGAATTTTTAAATAATGGGAAACCGTTAAGGATTGGCATTCCAGTCAGTGCTAGTTTTAAAGAAGTTGATATACATGTCAACGGTTCAAATGAAATTCATGGCTTTAGCATAGATGTTTTTCTTGCTGCACTAAAGTTGATTCCATATCCAGTTCCTTATGAGTTTGTCAAATTTGGGGATGGTCACACCAACCCGAGCTACACCGAGCTTGTAAATAAAGTTGCACACAAC GTGTTTGATGTTGCTGTTGGTGATATTTCAATCATCACTAACCGTACAAAGGTTGTTGACTTCACACAGCCATATATAGAATCGGGTTTAGTTGTAGTGGTTCCTATAAAGAAACTATACTCGAGTGCTTGGGTTTTCTTGCGTCCGTTTACTCCACAACTGTGGATCATCACCACGGTTTTCTTTGTCATAGTTGGAATTGTTGTGTGGATACTGGAACACGGGTGGAACGACAAATTTAGGGGCCCACCAAAGCAACAGTTAGTCACCATCCTCTG GTTTACCTCATCAACTTTATTTTTCGCACATA ATGAAAGCATTGTGAGCAGCCTTGGTCGACTGGTTCTAAGCATTTGGCTTTTTGTAGTTCTGATCGTCACCTCAAGTTACACCGCTAGCCTTTCATCCATTTTAACTGTTCAACAACTTTCATCTCCAATCCAAGGAATTGATTCACTGATCTTGACCAATGAACGAATCGGGTTTCAAGTAGGATCATTTGCTGAAAATTATATGATGGAAGAACTCAACATTCCAAGATCAAGACTTATGGCTCTTGGTTCCCCACAAGAGTATGCTGAGAAACTCAGGGCAGGAATAGTTGCAGCTATTGTGGATGAAAGGCCCTACATCGATCTTTTCCTTGCTGATAACTGTGGGTTTCAAGTTGTTGGTGAAGAGTTCACTAAAAGCAGTTGGGGATTT GCGTTTCCAAGGGACTCCCAGTTAGCTATTGACATGTCAACTGCCATACTAAAATTATCTGACAATGGTGAGCTTCAAAAGATTCACGACTATTGGCTTGAGAGAAAAACTTGCAACCCACAAAATTTGGACTCGGAACAAATTCAACTAAAAAGTTTTTGTGGACCGTTTCTCATCTTTGGAGTTGTTTGTGCTTTGGCCCTCCTTACATACTTTTGCATGATCTTTCATAACTTCAGAAAGCACTATTCGGACCTCCAGGACCGGTCTTTAAAAAACAGGTCCCATGCAATGCGTAGGTTTTTATCGTTTGTAGATGAGAAAGAAATGGCATCAAAGAACAAGCTAAAGAGAAAGAGGGAGAGGTCCATATATAAGGTCAAACCGAATTCAAGCCGAGTTAGATGA